A stretch of Pogona vitticeps strain Pit_001003342236 chromosome 5, PviZW2.1, whole genome shotgun sequence DNA encodes these proteins:
- the FBXL14 gene encoding F-box/LRR-repeat protein 14 has translation METHISCLFPELLAMIFGYLEVRDKGRVAQVCTAWRDAAYHRSVWRGVEAKLHLRRANPSLFPSLAARGIRRVQILSLRRSLSYVIQGMAEIESLNLSGCYNLTDNGLGHAFVAEISSLRALNLSLCKQITDSSLGRIAQYLKGLEVLELGGCSNITNTGLLLIAWGLQRLKSLNLRSCRHLSDVGIGHLAGMTRSAAEGCLGLEQLTLQDCQKLSDLSLKHLARGLTRLRQLNLSFCGGISDAGLLHLSHMSSLRTLNLRSCDNISDTGIMHLAMGTLRLSGLDVSFCDKVGDQSLAYIAQGLDGLRSLSLCSCHISDEGINRMVRQMHGLRTLNIGQCVRITDKGLELIAEHLSQLTGIDLYGCTRITKRGLERITQLPCLKVLNLGLWQMTESEKVR, from the coding sequence ATGGAGACGCACATCTCGTGCCTGTTCCCGGAGCTCTTGGCCATGATCTTCGGGTACCTGGAGGTGCGGGACAAGGGCCGGGTGGCGCAGGTGTGCACGGCCTGGCGGGACGCCGCCTACCACCGCTCGGTGTGGCGCGGGGTGGAGGCCAAGCTGCACCTGCGCCGCGCCAACCCTTCCCTTTTCCCCAGCCTGGCGGCCCGGGGCATCCGGCGGGTGCAGATCCTGTCGCTGCGGCGCAGCCTGAGCTACGTGATCCAGGGCATGGCGGAGATCGAGAGCCTCAACCTGAGCGGCTGCTACAACCTGACCGACAACGGGCTGGGGCATGCCTTCGTGGCGGAGATCAGCTCGCTGCGGGCGCTGAACCTGAGCCTGTGCAAGCAGATTACCGACAGCAGCCTGGGCCGCATTGCCCAGTACCTCAAGGGCCTGGAGGTGCTGGAGTTGGGCGGCTGCAGCAACATCACTAACACGGGCCTTTTGCTCATCGCCTGGGGCCTGCAGCGCCTCAAAAGCCTCAACCTTCGCTCCTGCCGCCACCTTTCTGACGTGGGGATCGGGCACCTGGCAGGTATGACCCGGAGTGCAGCCGAGGGCTGCCTGGGGCTCGAGCAGCTCACGCTGCAGGACTGCCAGAAGCTCAGTGACCTATCCCTGAAGCATCTGGCTCGTGGGCTCACCCGCCTGCGCCAGCTAAACCTCAGCTTTTGTGGAGGTATCTCAGATGCAGGGTTGCTGCACTTGTCGCACATGAGCAGCCTACGCACCCTGAACCTTCGTTCCTGTGACAACATCAGCGACACAGGCATCATGCACCTCGCCATGGGCACCTTGCGCCTCTCAGGCTTGGATGTCTCCTTCTGTGACAAAGTGGGCGACCAAAGCCTGGCCTATATTGCACAGGGCCTTGATGGACTGCGCTCACTTTCCCTTTGCTCCTGCCACATCAGCGATGAGGGCATCAACCGCATGGTGCGCCAAATGCATGGACTGCGCACCCTCAACATTGGCCAGTGTGTCCGCATCACTGACAAAGGCCTGGAACTCATTGCTGAACACCTCAGTCAGCTCACGGGCATTGACCTCTACGGCTGCACCCGCATCACAAAAAGGGGCCTTGAGCGCATCACTCAATTGCCCTGCCTCAAAGTGCTCAATCTGGGACTCTGGCAAATGACTGAGAGTGAAAAGGTCAGGTGA